GTGAGGTGTGATTGATTATGTTCATTCAATTCATAGTGAATTTAATATCAGAATCGAAACAGAATCACATTACTTGATTCTAAGGGATTGGGAAACACGAGTGTTGGTGAGATCTGAGTGAATTTGCACAAGAATGAAGACGAACGGAGAAAATGATAGCTTGAATACGAAACTTCCAGTATTTGATGGAAAGAATTAGAATTAGTGGATGATTCAGTTAGGTGTGTTGTTTGGCTCTCAAGATGATCTTGATATCGTTAATGAGGTTTACAAGGTGGTTGCAACATATGAAACTGAAGCGTAGAGAAGCACACATAGAGAAACAAAGAAGAAGGATCAGAAGACGTTGTTCTATATCCATTTGTGTGTAGATACGAATGTGTTTGATAAGATCGTTGAATCATCAACGACGAAGACTGCATGGGACACAGTGGTACGATGCTACGACAATGATGCATTAGTGAAGAAGGTGAACCTTTAATCTCTATGTAAGCAGTATGGGAATgtcaacatgaagaacaatgagaaggtacaTGATTACAACtctagagtgattctgatcacaaatgagatgaaatctTGTGGACAAACTCTCTCTGAACCAGTAATCATTGAAAACGTACTAAGATGACTTAATCCTCAGTTTAATTACATTGTTGTATCAATTGAAAACTCTAAGGACCTTAacaccatgagaattgaagagcttcatagtagtctagaggcacaagagttgcgtctgactgaGAGAAACTCTGAAAGATAGGTAGCGCAGGCTCTAAAAGCGTCTCCTAGTAAGAAGAATCAAAAGTAGTCTTGGTCAGAGGCCAAGAAGAGACATGGTGGTGGTTATCAGAAGTTAGAAGCCTATAACTTTGAAGAAGAAAAAACATCAGAAGGAAAAGGAGAAGTTTGATAGAAAGAAGGTTCAATGctactgctgtaagaagtttggccactttgctgctgactgttggtcaaacaaggaaaagaaatcagaagaagTAAACATAGCAAGAGGAGAGTCTGGTGATGAACCTATGCTATTGATGGCTTCTGAATCTGATGGTGGATATTTGGTAGAgtggtggtatatggacactaGCTTCTCAAATCACCTAACTGGAAACAAACACTGGCTCATTGATTTTAACTCTagaaagaggacaaagatcagataTGCTGATGATAAGTACCTTAATGCTGAAGGAATGAGAGATGTCAAAGTTAGAGAGAAGAATGTCAAAACTTTTCTAATCAAGAATGTTTGGTATGTTCCTAGCATGAAGAACAATATGATGATGTGTATGTCAgctaattgagaaaggtttctcagttactATGAAGGACAATCTCTTGAAGTTGTACGATTCTGATCAGAAGCTGATTATGAAATCTAAACTGGGAAGCAACAGAACATTCAAATTCAATGTGAAAATAACTGAAACTAAATGACTTAGTGTTGAAGGTGTTGAAGGTGATAGTGAGTTGTGGCACAAGAGATTGAGGCatctgaacttcagaagcttatGTCATATGAGTTCTAAGAAGCTGGTACATATCATTCCTAAGATTGTGAAGCCTGagaagtcatgtgagatatgcatGAAAGGCAAGCAACCTAGATTTCCATTTGCATCAGAAGTggctccaagagcaaaacatgaTTTGGGAGTAGTGCATTTTAATGTATGTAGACCATTTGAAGTACCTTCATTTGAGAAACAAgtactttgtgtcatttgtggatgagttcacGAGAATGACATGGGTAACACTCATCAAGTTTAAGCATGAGGTATTTGCTGAATTTCAGAAGTTCAAAGTGAAGGCTAAAAACATAGTGGTCAGAAGCTGAAAGTTCTCAGAACTGATGGTAGATGTGAGTAGAACTCATCATAGTCCAGAAGCTTATGTGAAGAGAATGGAGTTGAACATGAGGTGTCTTCTCCATATACTCCACAACACAATGGTCTTATTGAAAGAAGAAACATGAATTTGCTTGATACGACAAGgagcatgctaaaggagaagaagctcCCTCATACCATGTGGGGATAAGCTATTGCCATGGAAGCATATGTGCTCAATAGATGTCCAACTAAGAAGCTAaaggaaattgttccttttgagaagtggactggagataagaaaagtgtgagtcatttcagagtatttggttttgtttgttacaaacatgttccAGGTGCTACTAGAAAGAAGATGGATGATAAAAGCAAAGTAATGTTATCGTTTGGGTACCACAATACATATGCTTATAAGCTTTATTTGTCTAGTCACTAACAAGGTGGAAATCAGTAGAGATGTCATTGTGAAGGAAACAAAAGCATGGGATTACAACAAAGTCTTAATTCAACTCTAGTGCAGTGTTAACGCCcgagttaacttctgaagatatttcAGACTCTAAAGAAGAATCTTTCTCTGAAGGAGATTCTGCCTTTGAAGATGGGTCAGAGTCTAAAGGTGGATTTGATGCTGAAGTAGAGTCATAAGGGGAGCATGAATCTGAAGGTGACTCTAATGATGAAGTAGAGTATGAAGGCGAGTCTAACTCTGAAGGTGAATCTAATTCTGATAATGATCCATACTCTAGTGTTAACATCCTGGAAGGTGGTCATGGTTCTGAAGGTGATCAAACATCTAAGACAGTTTCTATGGGGCGTAGGCCTCCCAAAAGGTAACGGAGGCGTGCAAAGGTTTCCTCGGGCCAGACGGAGATTGGCCCTCGAGTGCAAAGGCAGAAGGGAGCTTGACTGCAAGACCCACCCGTCGAGCAGGGACGAAAGTCGGCCTTAGTGATCCGACGGTGCCGAGTGGAAGGGCCGTCGCTCAACGGATAAAAGTTACTCTAGGGATAACAGGCTGATCTTCCCCAAGAGCTCACATCGACGGGAAGGTTTGGCACCTCGATGTCGGCTCTTCGCCACCTGGAGCTGTAGTAGGTTCCAAGGGTTGGGCTGTTCGCCCATTAAAGCGGTACGTGAGCTGGGTTCAGAACGTCGTGAGACAGTTCGGTCCATATCCGGTGTGGGCGTTAGAGCATTGAGAGGACCTTTCCCTAGTACGAGAGGACCGGGAAGGACGCACCTCTGGTGTGCCAGTTATCGTGCCAACGGTAAACGCTGGGTAGCCAAGTGCGGAGCGGATAACTGCTGAAAGCATCTAAGTAGTAAGCCCACCCTAAGATGAGTGCTCTCCTATTCCAACTTCCCCAGAGCCTCCCCGGAGGGCAGATTCTCTGCCCCTACGGGGACGGAGCAAAAGAAGTTTTGAGAATTGAAGGTCACGGCGAGACGAGCCGTTTTTCATTAACGATAGGTGTCAAGTGGAAGTACAGTAATGTATGCAGCTGAGGCATCCTAACAGACCGATAGACTTGAACCTTGTTCCTACATGACCTGGTCAATTCGATCAGGCACTCGCCATCTATTTTTATTGTTCACCTCTTTGACAACATGAAAAAACCAAAACCTCTGTCCCCACCCCTTTAATAGATAGGGATGGAAGGGCGGAGGCCTTTGGTGTCCTCTCCAGTCAAGAATTAGGACCTCACACTCACAATGAAAAGTAAATATATTTTTATCTCATGTCTTTCTTTCGTTTATGGTTCGATATTCTGGTGTCCTTGGCGTAGAGGAACCACACCAATCCATCCCGAACTTGGTGGTTAAACTCTACTGCGGTGACGATACTGTAGGGGAGGCCCTGCGGAAAAATAGCTCGGCGCCAGGATGATAAAAAGCTTAACACTTTTCATTCTTATTCTCTTTTTCAATAGCAAAAGAAAATCAGAATGAAAAGGTCGTCTTATTCTAAACCCCAATTATCAAATCTATCCCACTTCACACCTCGGAACGCACAATCCTTATTCTATTTGTATTCTTATAAGGAGAGAGTCGCTTTCACATCTTCTTAATCAAAATATAGCTGGGAAGAGTAAATGTTTCTTATAGGGTACTCCGGGGAACAGATCTAGTGGAGACAGGGTGGGGCCTGTAGCTCAGAGGATTAGAGCACGTGGCTACGAACCACGGTGTCGGGGGTTCGAATCCCTCCTCGCCCACAACCGGCTAAAAGGGGAAGGACCTTGGGGATAAGAAAATAAACTATGATTGAGGTTGAAACAAAATAGTCTTACATTTTTTATTTCTTATAAATACTATATTTATATATAGTATAAATAATAGAATAGCCCCAGACTGTAGAACAAAGGAATATCAATAATCTACACATAGGTATTGACCGGGAGTCCCCAATATAGTAGAATAGTATACGATGAGATAGAATGTAATAGAAACAAACTTTACACTTCCTTTTGATTCCAAATTCTTTAATTGGAAATGAATAAAATCTCCCCAAATAGGATTTGAACCTACGACCAATCGGTTAACAGCCGACCGCTCTACCACTGAGCTACTGGGGAACAACGGCAAATTCTATCCCATCTATATTATCATATAATAAGATATCTAATAATATCTTATACTATATATTTGTAATATATTCCATAAGATAGATATCATATTCATAGAATATGATTGATGCCTTGGTGGTGAAATGGTAGACACGCGAGACTCAAAATCTCGTGCTAAACAGCGTGGAGGTTCGATTCCTCTTCAAGGCATAATATTGAGATCTATTATTGAATTGGAATAAGTTCGCCAGCAGATCACGAAGTTTTGGTGATCTTATCTATCTAATGAAATGAATGGAGAGTCCATTTTGAAATCTATATCTTTCTATTCGAAATAGATGATTTTCTATTAATATTCGTTTCTATTAAGAATTCTTATtaatatatagatatatattatatatatagaaGATATAGATTATTATTCTATATTCAGAAAATAATATGAAATTCAGAAAAAAATATGAATATTTTAATATTCAAGTTTTTAGTTTTACTATATATCTATATATCATATTAAGTATAAGATATAAGCTTTTTCCAATAGAAGGAGTTTGACCCCTCCCATTAATAATGTTTTAGTTTTCTTTATTTGTGGGGTCTTATATATTCCATTTTCATGTGCCTCACACACAACCCGAAAGAATTCGGGGGGAGGGGTCATTTCGTTTTTTGATCCAGAATGAATAGTTTCAAGAGATGAGAGAATTCAGAATACCCACTAGAAATACTAATCCAATCCATAATGATGTACCAGAAAAGACAACATTTTTGTTACTTGACCAACCATCAGGAGAAGCAAATACAACAGGTACACTAATTAATAAAATGGATGAAGTAACAATTAATGCAAAAACAGCTAATTGAAACGCAATAGTCATGTTTAGAATCCTCTAATTTACCAACAAAAGAACTATACCATTTGATCCCCCAACCCCTTATTGACCCCTTccaaaaagaaataaaaaagaCATTCTCCTTATGGAGGGTTTTATCATGAATCCATTGATTTTAGATGACACTCCTTATTGAGGCATGGATCGAGGGGTAGTTTTTTTTATTTCACAAAAGAGCTGGATCATGCATATATAATATATACGGATAGAGAACTAGACCAATAGATTCACACTGGATATCTTTATCATAGAGAGATATCTTTATCATAGAGAAAAGGGTATTAATTTGTATGGTCATGTTCTCTTGAGTGGAATAAAGATAAAATAGAAATTATCTTTTGGAGAGATGGCTGAGTGGTTGATAGCTCCGGTCTTGAAAACCGGTATAGTTCGAAACAAAGAACTATCGAGGGTTCGAATCCCCCTCTCTCCTTTTTCTTGGCGAATGgattttttttattgattttggTTGGCTCCGTTTTTTCGGGCTCGGCTATATCACCACTTAGCCGAGCCCGAAAAAAGATTAGATATAAATGAATTGAAAAACAAAACCTTTTTTCAATATGATCTCCTCGACTCAACCCAATATGTATACTAAAATCAAAGTGATTCTTACGTCAAGCATTGGATTTCATGTCTCAATTAAGAGGAGTCATGGAAAGAACAGGCTCAAAATCTCTATCAATTCCTTTTTCAAATCCTGCGGCAGCTGCGCGAGCTCTTCCCGCGTGCCATAAATGACCTACGAATAGGAAGAATCCTAGAACAAAATGAGAAGTAGCTAACCAACTTCTAGGAGAGACATAATTGACTGCATTAATCTCTGTAGCTACGCCACCCACGGAATTTAAAGAACCTAAAGGAGCATGAGTCATATATTCCGCGGAACGACGTTCTTGCCAAGGCTGTATATCTTTTTTCAGTCTACTCAAGTCCAAACCATTAGGACCTCTTAGAGGTTCTAACCAGGGAGCACGCAGATCCCAAAAACGCATAGTTTCTCCTCCAAAAATGACTTCTCCGGTCGGAGAACGCATTAGATATTTACCTAAACCGGTAGGCCCTTGAGCGGAGCCTACATTAGCTCCAAGACGTTGGTCTCTAACTAGAAAAGTAAATGCTTGAGCTTGAGAAGCTTCCGGTCCAGTGGGACCATAAAACTCACTAGGATAAGCAGTATTATTAAACCAGACAAAGCAACAAGCTATAAAACCAAAAACGGCTAAAGCACCTAAACTATAAGATAAGTAAGCTTCTCCAGACCATACTAGTGCACGCCGAGCCCATGCAAAGGGTTTGGTTAAGATATGCCAGATTCCACCAAGTATACAAATGGAACCCAACCATACATGTCCCCCAATTATATCTTCCAAATCGTCCACACTAACAATCCAACCTTCTCCCCCAAAAGGGGATTTTAGTAAATAACCAAATAGAATGCTTGGACTAAGGGTGAAGTTGGTAATTTTTCTTACATCTCCCCCTCCTGGAGCCCAGGTATCATATATACCTCCAAAATAAAAAGCCTTAAATACTAGAAGAAAAGACCCTATACCTAACAAAATTAAGTGAATACCTAAAATAGTAGTCATTTTATTTCTATCTTTCCATACATAACCAAAGAATGGAAAAGATTCTTCAAGAGTCTCAGGTCCCAGAAGTGCATGATAAATACCGCCAAAGCCCAATACTGCAGAGGAAATTAAGTGAAGTACTCCAGACACAAAGTATGGAAAGGTGTCGATAACTTCCCCTCCAGGACCTACCCCCCAACCTAGAGTTGCTAGATGGGGAAGTAAAATTAAGCCTTGTTCATACATGGGCTTCTCGGGTACGAAATGAGCAACTTCAAATAGGTTCATTGCTCCGGCCCAGAATACTATTAATCCGGCATGGGCTACATGGGCCCCCAGTAGTTTACCGGATAAATTGATAAGTCGGGCATTCCCGGCCCACCAAGCAAAACCAGTAGTTTCTTGGTCACGACCAGTTAAAGCTAAAGTTCCATTAAAGAGCGTTTCCACGTGGTAGAACCTCCTCAGGGAATATAAGGTTTTCATGAGGCTGATCTTGAGTCGCCATCCACGCACGAATACCTTCGTTTAAGAGAATATTTTTGGTGTAGAAAGTCTCAAATTCAGGATCTTCCGCTGCGCGGATTTCTTGAGAAACAAAGTCATAGGCACGTAGGTTCAGGGCCAGACCGACTACTCCAAGAGCACTCATCCATAAACCAGTTACTGGTACAAATAACATAAAGAAATGTAACCAACGTTTATTGGAAAAAGCAACCCCAAAGATTTGGGACCAAAAGCGGTTAGCAGTAACCATTGAATAAGTTTCTTCTGCTTGGGTTGGGTTAAAAGCCCGGAATGTATTTGCGCCATCACCATCTTCAAATAAGGTATTTTCTACGGTAGCGCCATGAATAGCGCATAGTAGGGCAGCGCCCAATACACCAGCAACTCCCATCATATGAAATGGGTTTAATGTCCAATTATGAAACCCTTGGAAAAAGAGAATGAATCGAAATATAGCTGCTACACCAAAACTAGGCGCAAAGAACCAACCAGACTGGCCCAGTGGATAAATAAGGAATACAGAAACAAAAACAGCAATTGGACCGGAGAATGCGATTGCATTATAAGGCCGCAATTGAACAGATCGAGCAAGTTCAAATTGACGTAACATAAAACCTATTAATCCGAAAGCACCGTGAAGAGCAACAAAAGTCCACAGACCACCTAATTGACACCAACGGGTCAAATCTCCCTGTGCTTCAGGACCCCATAGTAACAACAAAGAGTGTGCTAAACTATTAGCAGGAGTAGAGACTGCTGCAGTTAAGAAGTTACAACCTTCCAAATAGGAACTTGCCAATCCATGAGTATACCATGAAGTTACAAAGGTGGTACCTGTGAACCAACCCCCCACGGCAAAATAGGCGCAAGGAAAGAGCAATAGACCGGACCAACCCACAAAAACAAAACGGTCCCTCCGTAACCAGTCATCCATAATATCAAATAAATCATTTTGATCTTTGGTAAATTTACCAAGAGCTATAGTCATAGTAATCCTCCTATTCAACTACTTCAAACCATTTCCGAACACCTCCTAGCATTTTCAGGGATGGAACCTTCGAGGCTTTTTTCATTTTATATATGATATGATTTCTCGTAGACTCTCCCTTGTTTTCGACTGGGTTTCGAAtagaaaaattatttttttgtCGATTGATATCTAATCTAGGTCAAATCCATTAACTTAATTGGCTTATTCCTTTCTATTCTAAAAAAATTCCCTAAGTCATGACTCGAAAAGTGTCTTATGACTCATAAATCCTATAAATAGATTTTTTAAAGAACTATTCCATAAACAAATGATCGATCGCTTTTATTACTCTCGTTACTAGCAGATCCCCAGACATACTACTCTGCTTTTATCAAATAAGATTATTCTTGAATCTTGTTCGTGAAATCAAAAAAAATCGTTTTCTATATTATTCGAATTTGTATGGTTCGAATTTGTATGTCTAGAAAACTACTAGAGGATCCTATATTTTACTTTCTATTTTACATTGATTTCTTTTATTGTCTTCTTTGTTCTATTTTTATTTCATTCAGATTAATCAAATTCCGACGTATACCCTTTCGTGCGGATCGAGGTAAGAAATTGGAATATTTTTCTCTATGTGCAAGTTTCGTCCATTAATTGCCTTCAAAATCTCGTATGCCTCGTATGCATAGATATGAAAACCAAATTTGGATACTCGAAGTCATGATTTGATGGATTTTTCGATTATTTTTATAGACATATCTTCAAGAAATAATAGAAATCAATTTGGATCTTTTCTTGTATTCGGAAAAAAGATATTTTGAAGTCAAATGACTTGTCTGTTGGAACTTAGAATAAGCCTTCCACTGGAGGAGAGGAGTAGCAATTGATTCCTAGGAACAATAAGATTTTATCCGAAATATCAACAGATTCTTGCAGAGTTAGAACCAAAAAG
The nucleotide sequence above comes from Lathyrus oleraceus cultivar Zhongwan6 unplaced genomic scaffold, CAAS_Psat_ZW6_1.0 chrUn1057, whole genome shotgun sequence. Encoded proteins:
- the LOC127115100 gene encoding LOW QUALITY PROTEIN: photosystem II CP43 reaction center protein-like (The sequence of the model RefSeq protein was modified relative to this genomic sequence to represent the inferred CDS: deleted 1 base in 1 codon) codes for the protein MTIALGKFTKDQNDLFDIMDDWLRRDRFVFVGWSGLLLFPCAYFAVGGWFTGTTFVTSWYTHGLASSYLEGCNFLTAAVSTPANSLAHSLLLLWGPEAQGDLTRWCQLGGLWTFVALHGAFGLIGFMLRQFELARSVQLRPYNAIAFSGPIAVFVSVFLIYPLGQSGWFFAPSFGVAAIFRFILFFQGFHNWTLNPFHMMGVAGVLGAALLCAIHGATVENTLFEDGDGANTFRAFNPTQAEETYSMVTANRFWSQIFGVAFSNKRWLHFFMLFVPVTGLWMSALGVVGLALNLRAYDFVSQEIRAAEDPEFETFYTKNILLNEGIRAWMATQDQPHENLIFPEEVLPRGNLFNGTLALTGRDQETTGFAWWAGNARLINLSGKLLGAHVAHAGLIVFWAGAMNLFEVAHFVPEKPMYEQGLILLPHLATLGWGVGPGGEVIDTFPYFVSGVLHLISSAVLGFGGIYHALLGPETLEESFPFFGYVWKDRNKMTTILGIHLILLGIGSFLLVFKAFYFGGIYDTWAPGGGDVRKITNFTLSPSILFGYLLKSPFGGEGWIVSVDDLEDIIGGHVWLGSICILGGIWHILTKPFAWARRALVWSGEAYLSYSLGALAVFGFIACCFVWFNNTAYPSEFYGPTGPEASQAQAFTFLVRDQRLGANVGSAQGPTGLGKYLMRSPTGEVIFGGETMRFWDLRAPWLEPLRGPNGLDLSRLKKDIQPWQERRSAEYMTHAPLGSLNSVGGVATEINAVNYVSPRSWLATSHFVLGFFLFVGHLWHAGRARAAAAGFEKGIDRDFEPVLSMTPLN